Proteins encoded within one genomic window of Episyrphus balteatus chromosome 1, idEpiBalt1.1, whole genome shotgun sequence:
- the LOC129906077 gene encoding uncharacterized protein LOC129906077, whose product MAENKNFKYGELQKGILSKVIKDLTNFKKAPKERRVPAYASGRLAKLEDDMVTSKKYHEAIIGAGMLEENLKKEELVVVYDQIFDIYLEYRAELVDAMAKSTPVSGASSSGGTLPSTGQTSSGIRLPRIDLPKFDGSYVTWRGFHDRFLALVHNNKALDDIDKLHFLQSCLIGDANRFLQNISVEAANYQKAWELLEERYDHKRILVHIQMQNLFGQPSQTRETASGLQELLYTTRECYLALENIDVPVSTWDTVLIWFIVQKLPSTTQKLEEEKLGNRKELPKFKELTEFLETRFRTLEVVGQQELGAAGRNKNEQPVNSKPRFQPAKSKSFLVKQSAKQPSKPVPKTNTVEQLVCKLCNQEKHSLKRCQQFLDMDNVRRRDVVRRLKVCENCLSYRHSLHECPSSSSCHFCQQRHNTLLHSNQSSSSTHTPQQQPQPAATSAQANILSSNVLYSSVNPNAPEFQPMGQQQQQSFNYHTSHGDRFTTHQVLLATAVVKARSADGRLRLLHALIDTGSERSFITEAAAQLLKLEKRRTMVEVSGLGLVSSGKMHNSVEVSLASRHSTFEIAIQALVFKSLTGHLPTQRVIHGQWNHLDGLSLADPHLYEPAPIDLLLGSDVCAQIFLPEIKRPLDGIGPIAQNTQLGWIVLGKVPAEIPRQVRSFLQIAELCTQMEKFCEMEEMPFQTHETLDNIVCDEHFSQHTRRLPDGRYEVKLPFKGESLPAMGSSRQGALRRLQLLEKKLDADPRLCADYTKCIKEYEDLNHMEEIDPNDPVLATPYNYFLPHQLQKLRMGNPSTTVFWWVQNCRLAS is encoded by the coding sequence atggcTGAGAATAAAAACTTCAAATACGGTGAATTACAAAAGGGTATTTTAAGTAAGGTAATTAAAGATCTCACCAACTTTAAAAAAGCACCGAAAGAACGAAGGGTTCCGGCATATGCTTCAGGTCGTCTAGCGAAGTTAGAAGACGACATGGTGACATCTAAAAAGTACCACGAAGCCATCATCGGTGCCGGTATGCTAGAGGAGAATCTGAAAAAGGAGGAGTTAGTGGTTGTTTATGACcagatatttgacatttaccTCGAGTATAGGGCAGAGTTGGTGGACGCAATGGCAAAATCAACACCAGTCAGTGGGGCGTCTTCAAGTGGGGGTACTCTACCATCAACAGGGCAAACGTCATCGGGGATCCGACTTCCACGCATCGATCTACCTAAATTTGACGGGTCGTATGTTACGTGGCGTGGTTTCCATGATCGATTCCTAGCTCTCGTTCATAATAACAAGGCTTTAGATGACATCGATAAACTGCATTTTTTGCAGTCCTGCTTAATTGGAGATGCCAATCGGTTTCTGCAGAACATATCGGTGGAAGCAGCTAATTACCAGAAGGCGTGGGAGCTTTTAGAGGAGCGTTATGACCACAAGCGCATTTTGGTGCATATTcaaatgcaaaatttgtttggtcAACCTTCTCAAACTCGAGAAACTGCTTCTGGTCTGCAAGAACTTTTGTACACCACAAGAGAATGCTACCTCGCTCTTGAGAATATCGACGTTCCGGTGTCTACCTGGGACACAGTCTTGATTTGGTTCATTGTCCAGAAACTCCCCAGCACAACTCAAAAACTGGAGGAAGAGAAGTTAGGGAATCGAAAAGAGTTGCCAAAATTTAAAGAACTTACCGAGTTTTTGGAGACACGTTTCCGGACTCTTGAGGTTGTGGGCCAACAGGAACTTGGTGCAGCAGGCAGAAACAAGAACGAGCAACCCGTCAACAGCAAGCCGCGTTTCCAGCCTGCGAAATCGAAGAGTTTCCTTGTGAAACAATCAGCCAAGCAGCCTTCCAAGCCAGTACCGAAGACGAACACTGTGGAGCAGTTGGTATGCAAGCTATGCAACCAGGAGAAGCACTCGTTGAAGAGATGTCAGCAGTTCCTGGATATGGACAATGTGCGACGAAGAGATGTCGTTCGTAGGTTAAAGGTCTGCGAAAATTGCCTTTCTTACAGACACTCTCTCCACGAATGTCCCAGTTCCAGCTCCTGCCATTTCTGTCAACAACGACACAACACATTGCTGCATTCTAATCAGTCGAGTTCCAGCACACACACaccacaacaacaaccacagcCTGCAGCTACTTCAGCTCAGGCTAATATACTCAGCTCGAACGTGTTATACTCGTCCGTAAATCCGAACGCGCCTGAGTTCCAGCCAATgggtcaacaacaacaacaaagtttTAACTACCACACGTCGCATGGTGATCGTTTTACAACACATCAGGTGCTTCTAGCGACAGCAGTTGTTAAGGCCCGAAGTGCAGATGGCCGGCTACGCCTTTTACATGCTCTGATCGATACTGGGTCAGAAAGATCTTTCATCACAGAAGCTGCTGCACAACTGCTGAAGCTAGAAAAGCGGCGTACCATGGTCGAGGTATCTGGGTTAGGGTTGGTCAGCAGTGGCAAAATGCATAACTCcgtcgaagtaagtcttgcaTCCCGCCACTCGACGTTCGAGATTGCCATTCAGGCATTGGTCTTCAAGTCGCTGACTGGCCATCTCCCGACCCAACGCGTGATACATGGCCAATGGAACCATCTCGATGGTCTCTCATTAGCAGATCCCCATCTCTACGAGCCTGCTCCCATTGACTTACTACTGGGAAGCGATGTttgtgcccaaatatttttacCCGAAATAAAACGGCCTCTAGATGGTATCGGTCCGATCGCGCAAAATACGCAATTAGGGTGGATCGTGTTAGGGAAAGTTCCAGCGGAAATTCCCCGGCAAGTGCGCAGCTTTCTTCAAATTGCCGAATTATGCACACAGATGGAGAAGTTTTGTGAGATGGAAGAAATGCCGTTCCAGACACATGAAACCCTTGACAACATTGTTTGCGATGAGCATTTTTCACAGCACACTAGGCGTTTACCTGACGGGCGTTATGAAGTGAAGCTGCCGTTCAAAGGTGAAAGTCTTCCAGCGATGGGTTCCAGCCGACAAGGCGCTCTTCGACGATTACAACTTCTCGAAAAGAAACTCGATGCCGATCCAAGACTTTGTGCGGATTACACAAAGTGTATTAAGGAGTACGAAGACCTCAACCATATGGAAGAAATAGATCCAAATGACCCGGTTTTGGCAACACCTTATAACTACTTCTTGCCACATCAGCTTCAAAAGCTTCGGATGGGAAATCCCTCAACGACCGTCTTCTGGTGGGTCCAAAATTGCAGACTAGCATCATAG
- the LOC129906066 gene encoding uncharacterized protein LOC129906066 produces MQRLWNRGCNWDDPIPTALMKEWEAFYRDLPLIERLRIPRWTHISPTNMAIELHGFCDASMKAYGAAVLAIPNVKMYSWTDSTIALAWIRATPAKWTTFVSNRVSEIQPDLASRGVLPSELQSLQTWWKGPEFLHRKWDFDSPDQAVETDTEEEKRTVKVLTVHVLESDNILQAIFNSSNLLRATRVIATCVRCIIKCRPKLYGIITGSFYPWELELARLLMVKAAQSEMFETELSYFKANSKMPKSLSSLNAFIDIDGVLRVGGRLENSLLSYDAQHPIQPPLHDFGCQRSS; encoded by the exons ATGCAAAGACTATGGAACCGTGGTTGTAATTGGGATGACCCAATTCCAACGGCTTTAATGAAAGAATGGGAAGCTTTTTATCGAGATCTTCCTCTTATCGAGCGACTTCGAATTCCCAGATGGACTCATATAAGTCCGACCAACATGGCGATCGAACTGCACGGATTTTGTGACGCTTCAATGAAGGCATACGGGGCAGCAGTTTTGGCGATTCCAAATGTCAAAATGTACTCTTGGACGGACTCCACAATAGCTCTAGCGTGGATACGAGCAACTCCTGCTAAATGGACCACATTCGTGTCCAATCGAGTGTCCGAAATCCAGC CCGATCTGGCGTCCAGGGGTGTACTTCCATCAGAACTTCAGTCGCTGCAAACTTGGTGGAAAGGTCCAGAATTTCTGCATCGCAAATGGGATTTCGATTCTCCAGATCAGGCTGTTGAAACCGACACTGAAGAAGAAAAACGCACGGTCAAGGTACTAACTGTACATGTTTTGGAAAGCGACAATATCCTTCAGGCTATTTTCAATTCTTCAAATCTCCTAAGAGCAACCAGAGTCATCGCTACGTGTGTCCGCTGCATCATTAAGTGTCGTCCTAAACTGTATGGAATCATCACCGGTTCATTTTATCCATGGGAGTTAGAATTAGCTCGTCTTCTCATGGTCAAAGCTGCCCAAAGTGAAATGTTTGAGACAGAGTTAAGCTACTTCAAGGCAAATTCTAAAATGCCTAAAAGTCTGAGTTCATTAAACGCATTTATTGATATAGATGGGGTCTTGAGAGTTGGGGGTCGTTTAGAGAACTCCCTTTTATCTTACGATGCTCAACACCCCATACAACCACCACTTCACGACTTTGGTTGTCAGAGAAGCTCATAA